The following coding sequences lie in one Helicoverpa armigera isolate CAAS_96S chromosome 8, ASM3070526v1, whole genome shotgun sequence genomic window:
- the LOC110383692 gene encoding histone deacetylase 4 isoform X2, with translation MADDPDRSSNNSEMAHESGGGADGSPQHTPSPPHAPRLPLADTSSFHQQIMQNQNPRKNHIAERAKQTLESSFLMQLKKQQQLQQEILLQHFQQQRQQLAQEHEQQLMHHLKVNMLQLWEQQKAMEEQARREAREALEAREARERHERDRVELLRKKDKHEHSANASTEVKQKLQQFLKKKQASANGTVAGSSYRNWGIVKSSSGESITSTGATATHPYRLAAPLPLALNAAPPQPSPDYPLRKTASEPNMLKVRLKARVIERRASPLARRPFKTRLKHRNCEGSSPRGSPPGGAGAGATAPIREEEEGCGRTAELLFSSPSMPNISLGRPHQPPPRHQPPQPQPHPLPPVSSLPPVSEAGAWAGGRLSKRPLGRTHSAPLPLGDPALAPPAAHHYLRDQIRKTVLTRAHDAAAAQLREEEGEVIDLTARRAAADPPAPAAPGAPPPGALPAPACEPAPLARALSSPLVGARTPPTGLAYDALMLKHGCACGAHAPTHPEHSGRLQSVWARLCETGLVARAERTRPRKATFEELQSVHSESHVSVFGGRGGAGGVRQLVRLACGGLGVDSDTAWSDAHTPAAARAAAGAVLDLAVRTAKGELRNGFAVVRPPGHHAEPNQAMGFCFFNSVAIAARILHTRHHLQRILIVDWDVHHGNGTQQIFYSDPNVLYISIHRHDDGNFFPGTGAATEAGAGPGLGYTVNVAWCGGTSPPLADAEYLAAFRTVVMPIAKEYSPEIVLVSCGFDAAAGHPAPLGGYSVSAACFAHMTRELQQLAGGRLVLALEGGYDLPAVCDCAQECVRALLGDRPAAPALHELARPPHARAQAALRATLAVHAPHWRALRRAADLLPLSALDAAPAVAALRLGRLQSERDAADTCQAMATLSMRPPPAEPMEQDDAK, from the exons AGATGGCGCACgagagcggcggcggcgcggacgGGTCGCCGCAGCACACGCCGTCCCCCCCGCACGCGCCGCGCCTGCCCCTCGCTGACACCAGCAGCTTCCATCAACAGATCATGCAG AATCAGAACCCAAGAAAGAACCATATTGCTGAGCGGGCGAAACAGACATTAGAGAGTAGTTTCCTGATGCAA TTGAAGAAACAGCAACAGCTGCAACAAGAGATCCTGCTGCAGCACTTCCAGCAGCAGCGGCAGCAGCTGGCTCAAGAACACGAGCAGCAGCTGATGCACCATTTGAAGGTAAATATGCTGCAG TTGTGGGAACAGCAGAAGGCCATGGAGGAGCAGGCGCGGCGCGAGGCGCGCGAGGCGCTGGAGGCGCGCGAGGCTCGCGAGCGCCACGAGCGCGACCGCGTCGAGCTGCTGCGCAAGAAGGACAAGCACGAGCACAGCGCCAACGCCTCCACTGAAGTCAAGCAGAAGCTACAG CAATTCTTAAAGAAGAAGCAAGCGAGCGCGAACGGCACTGTAGCAGGCTCGTCGTACCGCAACTGGGGTATCGTGAAGTCCTCGTCGGGGGAGTCCATCACGTCGACGGGGGCCACGGCCACGCACCCCTACCGCCTGGCCGCGCCGCTGCCGCTCGCGCTCAACGCCGCGCCGCCGCAGCCCTCGCCCGACTATCCTCTGCGCAAGACTG CGTCGGAGCCCAACATGCTGAAGGTGCGGCTCAAGGCGCGCGTCATCGAGCGCCGCGCCTCGCCGCTCGCGCGCCGCCCCTTCAAGACCAGGCTCAAGCATCGCA ATTGCGAGGGCAGCTCGCCGCGCGGGTCGCCGcccggcggcgcgggcgcgggcgccaCGGCCCCCATCCGCGAGGAGGAGGAGGGCTGCGGGCGCACGGCGGAGCTGCTGTTCTCGTCGCCCTCCATGCCCAACATCAGCCTGGGCCGCCCGCACCAGCCGCCGCCGCGCCACCAGCCGCCGCAGCCGCAGCCACATCCACTGCCCCCG GTGTCGTCCCTGCCGCCGGTGTCAGAAGCCGGCGCGTGGGCGGGCGGGCGGCTGAGCAAGCGGCCGCTGGGCCGCACGCACTCGGCGCCGCTGCCGCTGGGCGACCCCGCGCtggcgccgcccgccgcgcacCACTACCTGCGCGACCAGATACGGAAAACT GTGTTAACACGCGCCCACGACGCGGCCGCAGCACAGCTGCGCGAGGAAGAAGGCGAGGTCATCGACCTcaccgcccgccgcgccgccgccgaccCCCCCGCGCCCGCAGCGCCCGGCGCCCCCCCTCCCGGCGCCCTACCCGCGCCTGCCTGCGAGCCGGCGCCCCTCGCGCGGGCGCTGAGCTCGCCGCTGGTGGGCGCCCGCACCCCCCCTACCGGCCTCGCGTACGACGCGCTCATGCTTAAGCACGG GTGTGCATGCGGTGCGCACGCGCCGACGCACCCGGAGCACTCGGGGCGGCTGCAGTCCGTGTGGGCGCGGCTGTGCGAGACCGGGCTCGTCGCCAGGGCCGAGCGGACAAGGCCCAGGAAGGCCACCTTCGAGGAGCTGCAG TCAGTGCACTCGGAGTCTCACGTGAGCGTGTTCGGTGgtcgcggcggcgcgggcggcgtgcGCCAGCTCGTGCGGCTGGCGTGCGGCGGGCTCGGCGTCGACTCCGACACCGCCTGGTCTGACGCGCACACGCCTGCCGCCGCCCGGGCTGCTGCCGGCGCCGTGCTCGACCTCGCCGTCAGGACCGCCAAGGGAGAGCTCAGGAATGG GTTCGCAGTAGTGCGTCCCCCAGGCCACCACGCAGAACCCAACCAGGCGATGGGCTTCTGCTTCTTCAACTCCGTCGCCATCGCCGCCCGCATCCTGCACACCCGCCACCACCTGCAGAGAATACTCATCGTCGACTGG GACGTGCACCACGGCAACGGCACGCAGCAAATCTTTTATTCGGATCCGAATGTACTGTACATCAGTATCCACCGGCACGACGACGGCAACTTCTTCCCCGGCACAGGCGCCGCCACGGAGGCGGGCGCCGGGCCCGGGCTCGGCTACACCGTGAACGTGGCGTGGTGCGGCGGCACCAGCCCGCCGCTCGCCGACGCCGAGTACCTGGCCGCCTTCCGCACCGTCGTCATGCCCATCGCCAAGGAGTACTCGCCCGAGATCGTGCTGGTGTCGTGCGGCTTCGACGCCGCCGCCGGCCACCCCGCGCCGCTGGGCGGCTACAGCGTGTCGGCCGCCTGCTTCGCGCACATGACGCGCGAGCTGCAGCAGCTGGCGGGCGGCCGCCTCGTGCTGGCGCTGGAGGGCGGCTACGACCTGCCCGCCGTCTGCGACTGCGCCCAGGAGTGCGTCCGCGCGCTGCTGGGGGACcgccccgccgcgcccgcgctgcACGAGCTGGCGCGGCCGCCGCACGCGCGGGCACAGGCGGCACTGCGGGCCACGCTGGCCGTGCACGCGCCGCACTGGCGGGCGCTGCGCCGCGCCGCCGACCTGCTGCCGCTGAGCGCGCTGGACGCGGCGCCGGCGGTGGCGGCGCTGCGACTGGGGCGCCTGCAGTCGGAGCGGGACGCGGCCGACACGTGCCAGGCCATGGCCACGCTGTCCATGCGGCCGCCGCCCGCCGAGCCCATGGAGCAGGACGACGCCAAGtga
- the LOC110383692 gene encoding histone deacetylase 4 isoform X4 produces the protein MADDPDRSSNNSAEMAHESGGGADGSPQHTPSPPHAPRLPLADTSSFHQQIMQNQNPRKNHIAERAKQTLESSFLMQLKKQQQLQQEILLQHFQQQRQQLAQEHEQQLMHHLKLWEQQKAMEEQARREAREALEAREARERHERDRVELLRKKDKHEHSANASTEVKQKLQQFLKKKQASANGTVAGSSYRNWGIVKSSSGESITSTGATATHPYRLAAPLPLALNAAPPQPSPDYPLRKTASEPNMLKVRLKARVIERRASPLARRPFKTRLKHRNCEGSSPRGSPPGGAGAGATAPIREEEEGCGRTAELLFSSPSMPNISLGRPHQPPPRHQPPQPQPHPLPPVSSLPPVSEAGAWAGGRLSKRPLGRTHSAPLPLGDPALAPPAAHHYLRDQIRKTVLTRAHDAAAAQLREEEGEVIDLTARRAAADPPAPAAPGAPPPGALPAPACEPAPLARALSSPLVGARTPPTGLAYDALMLKHGCACGAHAPTHPEHSGRLQSVWARLCETGLVARAERTRPRKATFEELQSVHSESHVSVFGGRGGAGGVRQLVRLACGGLGVDSDTAWSDAHTPAAARAAAGAVLDLAVRTAKGELRNGFAVVRPPGHHAEPNQAMGFCFFNSVAIAARILHTRHHLQRILIVDWDVHHGNGTQQIFYSDPNVLYISIHRHDDGNFFPGTGAATEAGAGPGLGYTVNVAWCGGTSPPLADAEYLAAFRTVVMPIAKEYSPEIVLVSCGFDAAAGHPAPLGGYSVSAACFAHMTRELQQLAGGRLVLALEGGYDLPAVCDCAQECVRALLGDRPAAPALHELARPPHARAQAALRATLAVHAPHWRALRRAADLLPLSALDAAPAVAALRLGRLQSERDAADTCQAMATLSMRPPPAEPMEQDDAK, from the exons CAGAGATGGCGCACgagagcggcggcggcgcggacgGGTCGCCGCAGCACACGCCGTCCCCCCCGCACGCGCCGCGCCTGCCCCTCGCTGACACCAGCAGCTTCCATCAACAGATCATGCAG AATCAGAACCCAAGAAAGAACCATATTGCTGAGCGGGCGAAACAGACATTAGAGAGTAGTTTCCTGATGCAA TTGAAGAAACAGCAACAGCTGCAACAAGAGATCCTGCTGCAGCACTTCCAGCAGCAGCGGCAGCAGCTGGCTCAAGAACACGAGCAGCAGCTGATGCACCATTTGAAG TTGTGGGAACAGCAGAAGGCCATGGAGGAGCAGGCGCGGCGCGAGGCGCGCGAGGCGCTGGAGGCGCGCGAGGCTCGCGAGCGCCACGAGCGCGACCGCGTCGAGCTGCTGCGCAAGAAGGACAAGCACGAGCACAGCGCCAACGCCTCCACTGAAGTCAAGCAGAAGCTACAG CAATTCTTAAAGAAGAAGCAAGCGAGCGCGAACGGCACTGTAGCAGGCTCGTCGTACCGCAACTGGGGTATCGTGAAGTCCTCGTCGGGGGAGTCCATCACGTCGACGGGGGCCACGGCCACGCACCCCTACCGCCTGGCCGCGCCGCTGCCGCTCGCGCTCAACGCCGCGCCGCCGCAGCCCTCGCCCGACTATCCTCTGCGCAAGACTG CGTCGGAGCCCAACATGCTGAAGGTGCGGCTCAAGGCGCGCGTCATCGAGCGCCGCGCCTCGCCGCTCGCGCGCCGCCCCTTCAAGACCAGGCTCAAGCATCGCA ATTGCGAGGGCAGCTCGCCGCGCGGGTCGCCGcccggcggcgcgggcgcgggcgccaCGGCCCCCATCCGCGAGGAGGAGGAGGGCTGCGGGCGCACGGCGGAGCTGCTGTTCTCGTCGCCCTCCATGCCCAACATCAGCCTGGGCCGCCCGCACCAGCCGCCGCCGCGCCACCAGCCGCCGCAGCCGCAGCCACATCCACTGCCCCCG GTGTCGTCCCTGCCGCCGGTGTCAGAAGCCGGCGCGTGGGCGGGCGGGCGGCTGAGCAAGCGGCCGCTGGGCCGCACGCACTCGGCGCCGCTGCCGCTGGGCGACCCCGCGCtggcgccgcccgccgcgcacCACTACCTGCGCGACCAGATACGGAAAACT GTGTTAACACGCGCCCACGACGCGGCCGCAGCACAGCTGCGCGAGGAAGAAGGCGAGGTCATCGACCTcaccgcccgccgcgccgccgccgaccCCCCCGCGCCCGCAGCGCCCGGCGCCCCCCCTCCCGGCGCCCTACCCGCGCCTGCCTGCGAGCCGGCGCCCCTCGCGCGGGCGCTGAGCTCGCCGCTGGTGGGCGCCCGCACCCCCCCTACCGGCCTCGCGTACGACGCGCTCATGCTTAAGCACGG GTGTGCATGCGGTGCGCACGCGCCGACGCACCCGGAGCACTCGGGGCGGCTGCAGTCCGTGTGGGCGCGGCTGTGCGAGACCGGGCTCGTCGCCAGGGCCGAGCGGACAAGGCCCAGGAAGGCCACCTTCGAGGAGCTGCAG TCAGTGCACTCGGAGTCTCACGTGAGCGTGTTCGGTGgtcgcggcggcgcgggcggcgtgcGCCAGCTCGTGCGGCTGGCGTGCGGCGGGCTCGGCGTCGACTCCGACACCGCCTGGTCTGACGCGCACACGCCTGCCGCCGCCCGGGCTGCTGCCGGCGCCGTGCTCGACCTCGCCGTCAGGACCGCCAAGGGAGAGCTCAGGAATGG GTTCGCAGTAGTGCGTCCCCCAGGCCACCACGCAGAACCCAACCAGGCGATGGGCTTCTGCTTCTTCAACTCCGTCGCCATCGCCGCCCGCATCCTGCACACCCGCCACCACCTGCAGAGAATACTCATCGTCGACTGG GACGTGCACCACGGCAACGGCACGCAGCAAATCTTTTATTCGGATCCGAATGTACTGTACATCAGTATCCACCGGCACGACGACGGCAACTTCTTCCCCGGCACAGGCGCCGCCACGGAGGCGGGCGCCGGGCCCGGGCTCGGCTACACCGTGAACGTGGCGTGGTGCGGCGGCACCAGCCCGCCGCTCGCCGACGCCGAGTACCTGGCCGCCTTCCGCACCGTCGTCATGCCCATCGCCAAGGAGTACTCGCCCGAGATCGTGCTGGTGTCGTGCGGCTTCGACGCCGCCGCCGGCCACCCCGCGCCGCTGGGCGGCTACAGCGTGTCGGCCGCCTGCTTCGCGCACATGACGCGCGAGCTGCAGCAGCTGGCGGGCGGCCGCCTCGTGCTGGCGCTGGAGGGCGGCTACGACCTGCCCGCCGTCTGCGACTGCGCCCAGGAGTGCGTCCGCGCGCTGCTGGGGGACcgccccgccgcgcccgcgctgcACGAGCTGGCGCGGCCGCCGCACGCGCGGGCACAGGCGGCACTGCGGGCCACGCTGGCCGTGCACGCGCCGCACTGGCGGGCGCTGCGCCGCGCCGCCGACCTGCTGCCGCTGAGCGCGCTGGACGCGGCGCCGGCGGTGGCGGCGCTGCGACTGGGGCGCCTGCAGTCGGAGCGGGACGCGGCCGACACGTGCCAGGCCATGGCCACGCTGTCCATGCGGCCGCCGCCCGCCGAGCCCATGGAGCAGGACGACGCCAAGtga
- the LOC110383692 gene encoding histone deacetylase 4 isoform X1, translating to MADDPDRSSNNSAEMAHESGGGADGSPQHTPSPPHAPRLPLADTSSFHQQIMQNQNPRKNHIAERAKQTLESSFLMQLKKQQQLQQEILLQHFQQQRQQLAQEHEQQLMHHLKVNMLQLWEQQKAMEEQARREAREALEAREARERHERDRVELLRKKDKHEHSANASTEVKQKLQQFLKKKQASANGTVAGSSYRNWGIVKSSSGESITSTGATATHPYRLAAPLPLALNAAPPQPSPDYPLRKTASEPNMLKVRLKARVIERRASPLARRPFKTRLKHRNCEGSSPRGSPPGGAGAGATAPIREEEEGCGRTAELLFSSPSMPNISLGRPHQPPPRHQPPQPQPHPLPPVSSLPPVSEAGAWAGGRLSKRPLGRTHSAPLPLGDPALAPPAAHHYLRDQIRKTVLTRAHDAAAAQLREEEGEVIDLTARRAAADPPAPAAPGAPPPGALPAPACEPAPLARALSSPLVGARTPPTGLAYDALMLKHGCACGAHAPTHPEHSGRLQSVWARLCETGLVARAERTRPRKATFEELQSVHSESHVSVFGGRGGAGGVRQLVRLACGGLGVDSDTAWSDAHTPAAARAAAGAVLDLAVRTAKGELRNGFAVVRPPGHHAEPNQAMGFCFFNSVAIAARILHTRHHLQRILIVDWDVHHGNGTQQIFYSDPNVLYISIHRHDDGNFFPGTGAATEAGAGPGLGYTVNVAWCGGTSPPLADAEYLAAFRTVVMPIAKEYSPEIVLVSCGFDAAAGHPAPLGGYSVSAACFAHMTRELQQLAGGRLVLALEGGYDLPAVCDCAQECVRALLGDRPAAPALHELARPPHARAQAALRATLAVHAPHWRALRRAADLLPLSALDAAPAVAALRLGRLQSERDAADTCQAMATLSMRPPPAEPMEQDDAK from the exons CAGAGATGGCGCACgagagcggcggcggcgcggacgGGTCGCCGCAGCACACGCCGTCCCCCCCGCACGCGCCGCGCCTGCCCCTCGCTGACACCAGCAGCTTCCATCAACAGATCATGCAG AATCAGAACCCAAGAAAGAACCATATTGCTGAGCGGGCGAAACAGACATTAGAGAGTAGTTTCCTGATGCAA TTGAAGAAACAGCAACAGCTGCAACAAGAGATCCTGCTGCAGCACTTCCAGCAGCAGCGGCAGCAGCTGGCTCAAGAACACGAGCAGCAGCTGATGCACCATTTGAAGGTAAATATGCTGCAG TTGTGGGAACAGCAGAAGGCCATGGAGGAGCAGGCGCGGCGCGAGGCGCGCGAGGCGCTGGAGGCGCGCGAGGCTCGCGAGCGCCACGAGCGCGACCGCGTCGAGCTGCTGCGCAAGAAGGACAAGCACGAGCACAGCGCCAACGCCTCCACTGAAGTCAAGCAGAAGCTACAG CAATTCTTAAAGAAGAAGCAAGCGAGCGCGAACGGCACTGTAGCAGGCTCGTCGTACCGCAACTGGGGTATCGTGAAGTCCTCGTCGGGGGAGTCCATCACGTCGACGGGGGCCACGGCCACGCACCCCTACCGCCTGGCCGCGCCGCTGCCGCTCGCGCTCAACGCCGCGCCGCCGCAGCCCTCGCCCGACTATCCTCTGCGCAAGACTG CGTCGGAGCCCAACATGCTGAAGGTGCGGCTCAAGGCGCGCGTCATCGAGCGCCGCGCCTCGCCGCTCGCGCGCCGCCCCTTCAAGACCAGGCTCAAGCATCGCA ATTGCGAGGGCAGCTCGCCGCGCGGGTCGCCGcccggcggcgcgggcgcgggcgccaCGGCCCCCATCCGCGAGGAGGAGGAGGGCTGCGGGCGCACGGCGGAGCTGCTGTTCTCGTCGCCCTCCATGCCCAACATCAGCCTGGGCCGCCCGCACCAGCCGCCGCCGCGCCACCAGCCGCCGCAGCCGCAGCCACATCCACTGCCCCCG GTGTCGTCCCTGCCGCCGGTGTCAGAAGCCGGCGCGTGGGCGGGCGGGCGGCTGAGCAAGCGGCCGCTGGGCCGCACGCACTCGGCGCCGCTGCCGCTGGGCGACCCCGCGCtggcgccgcccgccgcgcacCACTACCTGCGCGACCAGATACGGAAAACT GTGTTAACACGCGCCCACGACGCGGCCGCAGCACAGCTGCGCGAGGAAGAAGGCGAGGTCATCGACCTcaccgcccgccgcgccgccgccgaccCCCCCGCGCCCGCAGCGCCCGGCGCCCCCCCTCCCGGCGCCCTACCCGCGCCTGCCTGCGAGCCGGCGCCCCTCGCGCGGGCGCTGAGCTCGCCGCTGGTGGGCGCCCGCACCCCCCCTACCGGCCTCGCGTACGACGCGCTCATGCTTAAGCACGG GTGTGCATGCGGTGCGCACGCGCCGACGCACCCGGAGCACTCGGGGCGGCTGCAGTCCGTGTGGGCGCGGCTGTGCGAGACCGGGCTCGTCGCCAGGGCCGAGCGGACAAGGCCCAGGAAGGCCACCTTCGAGGAGCTGCAG TCAGTGCACTCGGAGTCTCACGTGAGCGTGTTCGGTGgtcgcggcggcgcgggcggcgtgcGCCAGCTCGTGCGGCTGGCGTGCGGCGGGCTCGGCGTCGACTCCGACACCGCCTGGTCTGACGCGCACACGCCTGCCGCCGCCCGGGCTGCTGCCGGCGCCGTGCTCGACCTCGCCGTCAGGACCGCCAAGGGAGAGCTCAGGAATGG GTTCGCAGTAGTGCGTCCCCCAGGCCACCACGCAGAACCCAACCAGGCGATGGGCTTCTGCTTCTTCAACTCCGTCGCCATCGCCGCCCGCATCCTGCACACCCGCCACCACCTGCAGAGAATACTCATCGTCGACTGG GACGTGCACCACGGCAACGGCACGCAGCAAATCTTTTATTCGGATCCGAATGTACTGTACATCAGTATCCACCGGCACGACGACGGCAACTTCTTCCCCGGCACAGGCGCCGCCACGGAGGCGGGCGCCGGGCCCGGGCTCGGCTACACCGTGAACGTGGCGTGGTGCGGCGGCACCAGCCCGCCGCTCGCCGACGCCGAGTACCTGGCCGCCTTCCGCACCGTCGTCATGCCCATCGCCAAGGAGTACTCGCCCGAGATCGTGCTGGTGTCGTGCGGCTTCGACGCCGCCGCCGGCCACCCCGCGCCGCTGGGCGGCTACAGCGTGTCGGCCGCCTGCTTCGCGCACATGACGCGCGAGCTGCAGCAGCTGGCGGGCGGCCGCCTCGTGCTGGCGCTGGAGGGCGGCTACGACCTGCCCGCCGTCTGCGACTGCGCCCAGGAGTGCGTCCGCGCGCTGCTGGGGGACcgccccgccgcgcccgcgctgcACGAGCTGGCGCGGCCGCCGCACGCGCGGGCACAGGCGGCACTGCGGGCCACGCTGGCCGTGCACGCGCCGCACTGGCGGGCGCTGCGCCGCGCCGCCGACCTGCTGCCGCTGAGCGCGCTGGACGCGGCGCCGGCGGTGGCGGCGCTGCGACTGGGGCGCCTGCAGTCGGAGCGGGACGCGGCCGACACGTGCCAGGCCATGGCCACGCTGTCCATGCGGCCGCCGCCCGCCGAGCCCATGGAGCAGGACGACGCCAAGtga
- the LOC110383692 gene encoding histone deacetylase 7 isoform X13 has translation MYVINLEMAHESGGGADGSPQHTPSPPHAPRLPLADTSSFHQQIMQLKKQQQLQQEILLQHFQQQRQQLAQEHEQQLMHHLKVNMLQLWEQQKAMEEQARREAREALEAREARERHERDRVELLRKKDKHEHSANASTEVKQKLQQFLKKKQASANGTVAGSSYRNWGIVKSSSGESITSTGATATHPYRLAAPLPLALNAAPPQPSPDYPLRKTASEPNMLKVRLKARVIERRASPLARRPFKTRLKHRNCEGSSPRGSPPGGAGAGATAPIREEEEGCGRTAELLFSSPSMPNISLGRPHQPPPRHQPPQPQPHPLPPVSSLPPVSEAGAWAGGRLSKRPLGRTHSAPLPLGDPALAPPAAHHYLRDQIRKTVLTRAHDAAAAQLREEEGEVIDLTARRAAADPPAPAAPGAPPPGALPAPACEPAPLARALSSPLVGARTPPTGLAYDALMLKHGCACGAHAPTHPEHSGRLQSVWARLCETGLVARAERTRPRKATFEELQSVHSESHVSVFGGRGGAGGVRQLVRLACGGLGVDSDTAWSDAHTPAAARAAAGAVLDLAVRTAKGELRNGFAVVRPPGHHAEPNQAMGFCFFNSVAIAARILHTRHHLQRILIVDWDVHHGNGTQQIFYSDPNVLYISIHRHDDGNFFPGTGAATEAGAGPGLGYTVNVAWCGGTSPPLADAEYLAAFRTVVMPIAKEYSPEIVLVSCGFDAAAGHPAPLGGYSVSAACFAHMTRELQQLAGGRLVLALEGGYDLPAVCDCAQECVRALLGDRPAAPALHELARPPHARAQAALRATLAVHAPHWRALRRAADLLPLSALDAAPAVAALRLGRLQSERDAADTCQAMATLSMRPPPAEPMEQDDAK, from the exons AGATGGCGCACgagagcggcggcggcgcggacgGGTCGCCGCAGCACACGCCGTCCCCCCCGCACGCGCCGCGCCTGCCCCTCGCTGACACCAGCAGCTTCCATCAACAGATCATGCAG TTGAAGAAACAGCAACAGCTGCAACAAGAGATCCTGCTGCAGCACTTCCAGCAGCAGCGGCAGCAGCTGGCTCAAGAACACGAGCAGCAGCTGATGCACCATTTGAAGGTAAATATGCTGCAG TTGTGGGAACAGCAGAAGGCCATGGAGGAGCAGGCGCGGCGCGAGGCGCGCGAGGCGCTGGAGGCGCGCGAGGCTCGCGAGCGCCACGAGCGCGACCGCGTCGAGCTGCTGCGCAAGAAGGACAAGCACGAGCACAGCGCCAACGCCTCCACTGAAGTCAAGCAGAAGCTACAG CAATTCTTAAAGAAGAAGCAAGCGAGCGCGAACGGCACTGTAGCAGGCTCGTCGTACCGCAACTGGGGTATCGTGAAGTCCTCGTCGGGGGAGTCCATCACGTCGACGGGGGCCACGGCCACGCACCCCTACCGCCTGGCCGCGCCGCTGCCGCTCGCGCTCAACGCCGCGCCGCCGCAGCCCTCGCCCGACTATCCTCTGCGCAAGACTG CGTCGGAGCCCAACATGCTGAAGGTGCGGCTCAAGGCGCGCGTCATCGAGCGCCGCGCCTCGCCGCTCGCGCGCCGCCCCTTCAAGACCAGGCTCAAGCATCGCA ATTGCGAGGGCAGCTCGCCGCGCGGGTCGCCGcccggcggcgcgggcgcgggcgccaCGGCCCCCATCCGCGAGGAGGAGGAGGGCTGCGGGCGCACGGCGGAGCTGCTGTTCTCGTCGCCCTCCATGCCCAACATCAGCCTGGGCCGCCCGCACCAGCCGCCGCCGCGCCACCAGCCGCCGCAGCCGCAGCCACATCCACTGCCCCCG GTGTCGTCCCTGCCGCCGGTGTCAGAAGCCGGCGCGTGGGCGGGCGGGCGGCTGAGCAAGCGGCCGCTGGGCCGCACGCACTCGGCGCCGCTGCCGCTGGGCGACCCCGCGCtggcgccgcccgccgcgcacCACTACCTGCGCGACCAGATACGGAAAACT GTGTTAACACGCGCCCACGACGCGGCCGCAGCACAGCTGCGCGAGGAAGAAGGCGAGGTCATCGACCTcaccgcccgccgcgccgccgccgaccCCCCCGCGCCCGCAGCGCCCGGCGCCCCCCCTCCCGGCGCCCTACCCGCGCCTGCCTGCGAGCCGGCGCCCCTCGCGCGGGCGCTGAGCTCGCCGCTGGTGGGCGCCCGCACCCCCCCTACCGGCCTCGCGTACGACGCGCTCATGCTTAAGCACGG GTGTGCATGCGGTGCGCACGCGCCGACGCACCCGGAGCACTCGGGGCGGCTGCAGTCCGTGTGGGCGCGGCTGTGCGAGACCGGGCTCGTCGCCAGGGCCGAGCGGACAAGGCCCAGGAAGGCCACCTTCGAGGAGCTGCAG TCAGTGCACTCGGAGTCTCACGTGAGCGTGTTCGGTGgtcgcggcggcgcgggcggcgtgcGCCAGCTCGTGCGGCTGGCGTGCGGCGGGCTCGGCGTCGACTCCGACACCGCCTGGTCTGACGCGCACACGCCTGCCGCCGCCCGGGCTGCTGCCGGCGCCGTGCTCGACCTCGCCGTCAGGACCGCCAAGGGAGAGCTCAGGAATGG GTTCGCAGTAGTGCGTCCCCCAGGCCACCACGCAGAACCCAACCAGGCGATGGGCTTCTGCTTCTTCAACTCCGTCGCCATCGCCGCCCGCATCCTGCACACCCGCCACCACCTGCAGAGAATACTCATCGTCGACTGG GACGTGCACCACGGCAACGGCACGCAGCAAATCTTTTATTCGGATCCGAATGTACTGTACATCAGTATCCACCGGCACGACGACGGCAACTTCTTCCCCGGCACAGGCGCCGCCACGGAGGCGGGCGCCGGGCCCGGGCTCGGCTACACCGTGAACGTGGCGTGGTGCGGCGGCACCAGCCCGCCGCTCGCCGACGCCGAGTACCTGGCCGCCTTCCGCACCGTCGTCATGCCCATCGCCAAGGAGTACTCGCCCGAGATCGTGCTGGTGTCGTGCGGCTTCGACGCCGCCGCCGGCCACCCCGCGCCGCTGGGCGGCTACAGCGTGTCGGCCGCCTGCTTCGCGCACATGACGCGCGAGCTGCAGCAGCTGGCGGGCGGCCGCCTCGTGCTGGCGCTGGAGGGCGGCTACGACCTGCCCGCCGTCTGCGACTGCGCCCAGGAGTGCGTCCGCGCGCTGCTGGGGGACcgccccgccgcgcccgcgctgcACGAGCTGGCGCGGCCGCCGCACGCGCGGGCACAGGCGGCACTGCGGGCCACGCTGGCCGTGCACGCGCCGCACTGGCGGGCGCTGCGCCGCGCCGCCGACCTGCTGCCGCTGAGCGCGCTGGACGCGGCGCCGGCGGTGGCGGCGCTGCGACTGGGGCGCCTGCAGTCGGAGCGGGACGCGGCCGACACGTGCCAGGCCATGGCCACGCTGTCCATGCGGCCGCCGCCCGCCGAGCCCATGGAGCAGGACGACGCCAAGtga